The following coding sequences are from one Pelmatolapia mariae isolate MD_Pm_ZW linkage group LG4, Pm_UMD_F_2, whole genome shotgun sequence window:
- the yipf2 gene encoding protein YIPF2, whose translation MASPNNLQFQEFEEAAELLSADPGASTLSMSGSNTPNTTASAGEDVKLDLSEDEEGQQESSELLGGQKPSGGFWTFEYYQSFFNVDTMQVLDRVKGSVMPQPGRNFIKYYLRSNPDLYGPFWICVTLVFSMVISGNLSTFLAERKNSTFHYRPQFHRVTIAAVVIFMYAWLVPIGLWGFLTWRQGAERQIGGYSFLETVCVYGYSLFIYIPTSVLWIIPYDWLHWMLILIAMVISGSVLVLTFWPVVRDDTKVTAVATVVTIVVLHTLLAVGCKLYFFHAATSPPTALPTSSTLHNHTTLAFKTD comes from the exons ATGGCTAGTCCAAACAACCTACAGTTTCAAG AGTTTGAAGAAGCAGCAGAGCTGCTATCAGCAGACCCTGGAGCCTCCACACTCAGTATGTCGGGCTCAAACACCCCCAACACAACAGCATCAGCAGGAGAAGATGTAAAGCTAGACCTATCTGAGGACGAGGAGGGTCAGCAAGAGAGTTCAGAG CTGTTAGGAGGGCAGAAACCAAGTGGTGGCTTCTGGACCTTTGAGTACTATCAGTCTTTCTTCAATGTGGACACAATGCAG GTGCTGGACAGAGTGAAGGGGTCAGTGATGCCACAGCCTGGAAGAAACTTCATCAAATACTACCTTAGGAGTAACCCAGATCTGTATG gtcCCTTCTGGATTTGTGTCACACTGGTGTTTTCTATGGTGATTAGTGGGAACCTGTCCACCTTTCTTGCTGAGCGGAAAAACTCCACCTTCCACTACAGACCACAGTTCCACAGAG TGACAATTGCTGCAGTAGTGATCTTTATGTATGCCTGGCTGGTGCCGATCGGGCTGTGGGGTTTTTTGACCTGGAGGCAAGGGGCCGAGAGGCAGATTGGAGGCTATTCTTTCCTGGAGACTGTGTGCGTTTACGGCTACTCGCTCTTTATCTATATCCCCACCTCT GTTTTGTGGATAATACCATATGACTGGCTGCACTGGATGCTGATCCTAATTGCCATGGTGATCTCAGGCTCAGTCCTGGTCCTCACCTTCTGGCCCGTTGTCCGTGATGACACCAAGGTGACGGCGGTGGCTACAGTAGTGACCATAGTGGTTTTGCACACACTGCTGGCAGTTGGCTGTAAG CTCTACTTCTTTCACGCAGCAACATCCCCACCAACAGCTCTTCCTACTAGTTCAACTCTCCACAATCACACAACACTGGCCTTCAAAACCGACTGA
- the timm29 gene encoding mitochondrial import inner membrane translocase subunit Tim29 has product MASFRVARMMFSSAAEAAAPPGTASRWERLKNSKVGVWCRSLLSDYKEACREAVVGAWERPLRTSVYVTLLGGAWACFYTKPDRLSFDDALLKRSNQLGLLSPWIRSGISDVHVQSLVKLRNEGRLRHASLGLLSVVYYADYDPDAMLYEAQCSNLSVPWREIPQRVLDIGFAGNWWILDSKMKDYDMNEDEFKHLPVHMQVTSPPSVEEVERNEKLHRDSWLPVSVEDKGDKN; this is encoded by the exons ATGGCCTCGTTTCGTGTAGCGAGGATGATGTTCAGCTCTGCGGCGGAAGCAGCGGCGCCTCCGGGCACAGCGAGCCGCTGGGAGCGGCTGAAAAACAGCAAAGTAG GTGTGTGGTGTCGCAGCCTGCTCTCTGACTACAAAGAAGCGTGCAGAGAGGCGGTAGTTGGCGCCTGGGAGAGACCACTCCGAACATCAGTGTATGTGACGCTGTTGGGCGGTGCCTGGGCCTGCTTCTACACCAAACCTGACCGCTTGTCCTTCGATGACGCCCTGCTGAAACGTTCCAACCAGCTGGGACTGCTGTCCCCTTGGATCCGCAGCGGCATCTCTGATGTCCATGTACAGAGTCTGGTGAAGCTCCGTAATGAGGGCCGCCTCCGCCATGCCAGCCTGGGTCTTCTGTCTGTGGTGTACTACGCTGACTACGACCCGGACGCCATGCTGTATGAAGCCCAGTGCTCTAACTTGTCAGTACCCTGGAGGGAGATCCCTCAGCGGGTGTTGGACATTGGCTTTGCTGGCAACTGGTGGATCCTGGACTCAAAGATGAAGGACTATGACATGAACGAGGATGAATTCAAGCATTTGCCGGTGCACATGCAGGTAACGTCACCACCCAGCGTCGAGGAGGTGGAAAGGAATGAGAAGTTGCACAGAGATTCATGGTTACCAGTGAGCGTGGAGGACAAGGGAGACAAAAACTAA